A single window of Pristis pectinata isolate sPriPec2 chromosome 8, sPriPec2.1.pri, whole genome shotgun sequence DNA harbors:
- the gpr174 gene encoding probable G-protein coupled receptor 174 encodes MTNNSSNCTDERSAADFLYAIMYVIIFIPGLISNVLALWVFHAYIKETKRAVIFMINLAIADLAQVMSLPLRIFYYLNHDWPFGRFLCMFCFYLKYVNMYASIFFLVCISIRRCLFLIQPFKYNDCKRRYDVYASIIGWVIVGLACLPFPLMRIDTRNNSSNFNSCFTALPIIQIGIPTSVAMFTLAELTGFVLPLIITMICSWKTMMSLREKNSVLQDSGEKKKALKMVLTCTMVFLVCFAPYHITFPLHFLALSGHIQDCAARKFILKFHPVALCLASLNCCLDPVIYYFTTDEFKRRLSRQEISENSIQLQLMECR; translated from the coding sequence ATGACAAACAATTCATCGAACTGCACTGATGAACGGTCTGCTGCTGATTTCCTCTATGCCATCATGTATGTTATAATATTTATACCAGGCCTAATATCCAATGTTCTAGCCCTTTGGGTGTTCCATGCCTATATTAAGGAGACAAAACGGGCAGTGATATTCATGATTAACTTGGCCATTGCAGACTTGGCACAAGTCATGTCCTTGCCACTCCGGATTTTCTACTACCTGAACCATGATTGGCCTTTCGGCAGGTTTTTGTGCATGTTTTGTTTCTACCTTAAATACGTGAACATGtatgcaagtatattctttctggTGTGCATCAGTATCCGACGGTGCCTCTTTcttattcagcccttcaagtacAATGACTGCAAACGAAGGTATGATGTCTATGCGAGTATCATCGGCTGGGTCATTGTGGGTTTGGCTTGCCTGCCCTTCCCCCTAATGAGGATTGATACGAGAAACAACTCCAGCAATTTCAATAGCTGCTTTACAGCTCTTCCTATAATACAAATTGGTATCCCTACCTCTGTTGCCATGTTTACACTGGCCGAACTAACAGGATTTGTGCTACCTCTCATCATTACTATGATCTGCTCTTGGAAAACCATGATGTCCCTGCGGGAGAAAAATTCAGTCTTGCAGgacagtggggaaaaaaagaaagccTTAAAGATGGTGTTGACCTGCACCATGGTCTTCCTGGTTTGCTTTGCACCGTATCACATCACCTTCCCTTTGCATTTTCTGGCCTTGTCAGGGCACATTCAAGATTGTGCAGCCAGGAAGTTCATACTTAAATTTCACCCAGTTGCACTCTGTCTAGCCAGTCTGAACTGTTGTCTGGACCCAGTCATATACTACTTCACGACAGACGAGTTCAAAAGAAGACTATCGCGGCAAGAAATCAGTGAAAACAGTATTCAGCTCCAATTAATGGAATGTAGATGA